AGATTTTGCACAAAGTTTTAAACCATAAGTCTTTCAAACAGTTATGAATATGTCCGTATACAGACATCTTGCGTCAGAGATtttgtaaaaatattttaataattgcTACAGATTATATGCCCAAGCTTGACCAAAATTATGTCAGTATGCAAAACAGCTCTTCATTTAAAGACTTAACAGGCATAACAGGGTGGACAGTGTAACTTGAGGGACAATTTGAGTGCGATAACCCCTTAAAATTAGTGATAAAATAAAACTCATTGAGAAAAAAAAGCTATGCAGTGGGGGGAAAATGTGCAGGTTCTCCCACTTGAAaagacatcataggtagactgtgagagacaaaatgagaaaaaaaaatcagaaaatcACAGAATTTATTTTCAAATAATGATGGAATACAAGTATTTGgtaaataacaaaagttcatgtCAATACTGTTATATATCCTTTGTTGGctatgacagaggtcaaacgttttctgtaagtcttcacaaggttggcacacaccgctgctggtatgttggccaattcctccatgcagatctcctctagagcagtgatgttttggagCTGTCGGAGAGCAACACGGACTTTCAACTCCCTCCAAATATTTTCtgtggggttgagatctggagactggctaggccactccaggaccttGAAATACTTCttagccacgtttcatcttcagaatcagtgcccttgctgatggaaggaggtttgtctgatgaataaaaacaatgttaaaggtatacaaatatatttattacttaaaaaaatgtatgctaAAGTCttcattgtgtttaacatttgaaAAGTGTTAACTATTTCAGTAGGATTTACAGAATTTATATTGTTTGCATTTTTACATAATATAGTGATCAGTGCTGGGGACACAAAATGTATGGAATTGTAGGAATGACCCCTATACAAAAATACCTTTCACGTAGTTATAAACTGTGCATAAGTGTCATATGAGGAGATTGTTTCTCCCCAGACCTTAATTGATTAATTGAATGTTAATTAATTTGCATATTCAATAtgttttttccattttattttatccTTCAAGACAGTTATTTCCATATTATATGCACTCTCTGTAGAAATGTAAACAGTCCAATGTGTCATTGTGTGTGCTATGTCATGTATACACTCACCAGGAAAAAATGCTTGTATGTGCAACACAAATAAATCTGTAGATTCTGTTCCTGATAAACAATTGGTTTGGTCACACAAGTTAGCTTGCAAAGAAAGACATTGGATTGCTTAGGACATGTTACGAAGGCATGCTAATTTAAACCAAGATATTAATCATATGAACATTAGAACGaaactgaaaataaggttttaccttgtgtgtgtgtttactgctgTGGAAATAATTTTCTCTTCACCAGTTTGGTTACTTAAAGCACATTAGCCTACTTGCTCATTCCACAAATATGAAATGATATAGTCTAATTTTCCCACACTCCAAACCCAGCCATAGAGACGCCATCCATGCTTCAGGACCTGCCCTGCTCCAACATGTCGAATGAGAAATTACCACGAGCCAAGAAAAATGCCTTTGACCATTACAAAGCCTGGAAACAACAGGAATGTGTTGGAATTACAGGATAAGAAAGggacaaataattacacaactGTGCAGTAATTGCAATAATAGTGGgacagtagtaataataataattgcagTTACTGTGTAATAAAAGTACAAACCTGTGTATGTTTTGTTCCCAGCGAGGGCACCTTATGCATCTACTTTTACAAGCCTCTTTCATGAGGGGACAGCACTGTGTAGGGGGGAGGTTTTCCTGAACAGACCGGCCATCTTGTTAAAACCAGCCGATGCAGGATCACTTGCTTCATTCAGTTAAAAATAAAAGCTTGAAAGACGCTTCCACATTTCAGCAAACCCCCCCGGTGATGAATGAAAGGTGAATGTCCTACAATGGCAACATCAAAGTCCTGGCCTCGGTGCAGTAGTCTGTGTTACTACTGGAACATTCTGGTCCACCACCCGCAGAGTGTGGCAGGAGGAGTAGGTGAAAATCACTCCCAGACAGGATGTGAAGCGAACGTAACTGAACTGGAGAAGTTACTGCAGAAAAGGAGTTAGTAGCAAGTAAGTCTGTTAATGCAAGCagcatttttcatttttgtagAGCACACTGGTTTGCAAGAAACATATTGTCTAAAACAGGGCTAACCAACTATATTTATctgcgggccaaatttggcagatagctctgaccgGTGGTccgggggcgaacgtaacactcgtgacggagtgttttttcaatagccctgaaataaatgctccggtttaaaattaattcttcCGTCaaatttaaaaaacatttttaacaatttattctgggtccggatggcaTGGCATTTTTCCGGACCGAGGTCCGTTGGTTGCGGACCAcggaaatagaaatttgcagttaatcaggaatgaggtccggacaggactgcgttcgggtccggatccggaccacgGTCCGCCTGTTCGTGACCTCTGGAACAAGCCATGCATTTGTGATGCTGATCAAGATGCTGATTATATTTAAGGGATTTCCCAAGGCACTTTACCTGTGCAGTTTTATTTTATGGTGAATTTTCATTTTTCTAGATGTTATGAAAGTTTTTTATTTATGTAATGAAATTCACTGTACTAATGCCATTAATTTGGACTGTCagttaaaataataaattagtTAATAATTATCTATAGATAAAGAACACTAGACCACTTAGTATGACAAAGTATGTTGACATTCAGCAGTAAATATAGATACActagttttatatatatataaaaaagaagCCATTTCTTGTCGTGAAATTCAGGTTTAATTTACAATCTAGACATTTGATCAAGTATAAACACAAACCAGCCATGCACGTACCTAAGAGGAACACCTCTAGGCTGTTGCACTAGACACGCTCACAAGAGACCCAGTGGAAACAAAACAGACTGTCTTTGGTCCACTTCAACAAGTTAAACCTACATCAgctacattaacacagatcagtAGGCTTCACAGGCCTGCTGACTGAACGATGCACGACCAACGaatttcaacttcaaaacataagttacaatttcaataatgctggtataaataaaaaaaattaaaaatataaattaaaAATATCAAACACTTTAAAAATCAAGTTATCATCTTACATCTTAAAAAAGTTTCACAAAGTTGAAAGCAAGTGGTAGTgagctggtagtggtagtgagTGGTAGTGAGCAAGTGGTAGTGAGCTGTTTGCGTGTGATTTGGTCCTGCAGAAGTGAAGCTCTGAGCAAACGTAGCTGATCCCAGTATGCCAGTGGGACGCCACCAGTGCAGCCCTGCCAGACCAAGAACTGTGTGGGGTGGACAAGGGGCCCAGTTACACGATTCCTGCTGGGAAACTGGGAGTGACTCACTGGGCTATCAGCTAAAGAGAACGTTTCAGAACAAAATGTAATTTCAGAACAAAATGTGACTCCAGGATATTCCCCAGAGTACCATTTCAGGTAATTTGTTTCAGTTGTTCCCTGCATAGTGAATggatgtagacacacacacacacacacacacacacacacacacacacacacacacacacacacacacagggcagtaTACATTTCTGTAGATGGGTGATCATTCAGAACTACAAACCATGTCTAAGAACCTCCAGGAAGTCATAAGTGCCTCAGTATGACATAACATTTTTCACTTTGGGTTAGGGAAAAAACGGTCTAATCTTTCTTCTCTGCTCGAAGCTGGCAACAAGCACATTTTGAAACTACGAACTACAAGTGCTCAAAGATTTAAAGATGAGGACAAACGGTGGACTGTTCCTCAAGAGCACAGCCATGACTCAGGACCAGCCCACGTGCACTCAAATGCCCTCAGTTGTCCTAATCTTGTCCTACTGTGATCCACTAATGTGTTATTGTATCCTTCGAGCACGGGATGCCgtcactctccccctctctctctttattgtCACTCCACGTTGAGAACGTCCTCAGGGAGGAAGTCACTGGCCTTGGAGATGCTGCCGTGCCCAGAATCCAGAAACATGTGTGGGATCTCACTGCCAAAGTAGATCTTACTGTTGGCAGCTGTCGCCTTGAACTTCATCAGCTGCAAGAATTCGGGGGTCAGTTTGAGCTGAAagacacagaaagagaaaaagagaaacaaggaaaaagaaagagaaagaaaaaagtgagaaaaaagaaagaaaagaaagccAAGGATGGAAAGAACAAAGAAAGAAGAACAATAGAGGGACAGAGCCAAGGAGGCAGACATATTTATGTGTTGATCTCCAGTCAGTTAGTGAGAACCGTTTCAGGAAGCCATGGTGTAGTTACGCTCACACGGCACACGTACCTTATTAGCCTCTGCTGTTCTTTGAGCTGTGTAAAACTCAGCGTCTGCACGGGCTCTCTCTCTGGCCACAAATGCACTGTCTGCAAAGAGGAACAACATACACATCTGGCAACAAATTGCAAACCCAACACACAGGCTGCTGGGGTTTCAGAAGAACCTTCACAGACTGCAGCACAGTATGACTGAACTCTTGACGGGTCACAAGGCCAAAGGGCCTATCAGACAGCAGACTCGACTCACTGCAGGTGCCTGGGGGCATTTAAAAAGGTCCTGGGCTTAAacatggacgtgtgtgtgtgttcataaagGAAAAAATGTCAGTGGTTTTTCTTTCTTAATTTGAGTCTATGGCTTTAAGAAATGATTGTGCATCTGTTATAATATACCAAAGCAAAATcagaacaaaaataataaatgtgCTTCTGTCCTCATATAAACAGATAATTTCCTTTCAGattaagaaaacacacacacaaatgcatttgAACACCAATGACATACACATTCtctcaaacatacacactcacacaacatccACCCACCCTCAATTTCTGAGATCTTTTTCTCAGTTTCTTTCTCCATTACTTTCTGTCCAAACTTGATCTCTGCAACTTGAGCCACTTTTTCTGCCTCtgagaataaaaacaacaacaacaaaataaaaaacattaatCACATTGACACATTGAGGGGAGTGGTTTGAGTGACAGCTTTGCTCACCAATAACAGCTCTCTTCCTTTCAGTCTCAGCTTCCTTCTCCACAACCTTCTGGGTCTGAGCAGCTATCAGCAGCTTggtcctctcactctccctgacccaaacacacgcacaaaaacccctcacatttacatacagtacatttctGTAAATTCTATTTTTCTCCTTTATCTGTCAACATGCCGATTCTCAAAATATCACCATGTGAAATACAGTTCTAAAGAACCATCTcaagtaaataaaaataaagtaaaattcAATAAAGATACTTCCTCTGAAATAATTCTCTGACACACAGAAGTACAGTCATGGTAGTCATGgactggtggttagggaactggtcttgtgaccggagggttgtgggttcgattcccagacctgaggccatgactgaggtgcccttgagcaaggaatctaaccccaactgctccccgggcgccaggctgCCCTCTGCTCTGGGCaagtgtgcaccacagccccaccACAGCCCaatagtaatcactagtgtgtgtgtgtgtgtgtgtgtgtgtgtgtgtgtgtgttctaactgcacagatgggtaaaaagcagaggacaaaattcgatgcggtgaaaaatcacaatttacaaaatatggcacatttacatttagtacCTTTCCTGTCGACTAcaatgggagagagggagatggagagatagacagagagagagggagacagagagagaactcAACCTCACATCAGCTCATAATTCCTACGAATGGACTCTGGAATGTTGGGTTTGGTAACACGAACAGCCTGTACAAAAGGAGGTGAGAGAAACAGAAGGCATTAAAATCCAAACTTGAAAAACAGAATAATTAATCAGCTACTAATGATATCCTGCATATCCAGATATCCAGACTCTATAAAAATACTACTGACTGCCCAATCGGTTTCACGAGCCCCGGCTCACCAAGCTTAGATTAAGTTCCTTAATTACAGCCACATTCTCTCTACAAATAACACAAACAGGTTTACCGGAAATGTCAATAAACATATTGTGGCAAATAAGCCAGAGGGAGGGAAATTGCTCAATTTAACCATTTATTGAACCCTCCACAATGGCAGCTCTTTTAAACAGAACAACAGCATCAGAAAAGAGAGAAAACTACTTTATAGTGCACACACACCGACTCCTTAAGCTCAGCCAGCAATCACCATAATGGTGACCAAGTTGGAACCCGGGAGCATTCTGGGAAACATAAATGCTCCGCCCCCTAATTACCAATTGTAGCGCTATGAACACAATGCCACAATATACTCAGCTTCCCAATGGTTTTCAAAGGCTCAGTTTTCAGAATCAATGTTTCTTTGCACCATTGTTAAAAGGTTTTaaaccagtggttctcaaactttttctatcattccccacctcagaagaaggggaaattccacgccccacctgtcccatatcgaatctagccctggttcacgcTGTCCcgtagacatttttaaacatacggggcttatgcaaaacgaacaagcattaaaacgacaggcttaaaaaggttaatttcttccaattgcttgcaccccacctgcaatacccatgcgccccactagtggggtgtgccccacactttgagaaatgtTGCTTTAATGTGACAGTAACAGACGTTTGACTTAATGCGGAAATGTTCCCTGTATCATGAATGTATCATTTGGCAAGGCAGCTGTTGTCACCGTGccattaataacaataataatagattAATGTAAAATGATCTCGCGGGCCGGATATAACTGTATTACAGGCCGGATATGGTCTGCGGGCCTCGAGTCTGACACTTATGCAATACACAATATGTAATGAACATAAGTATGAGGAACAGACTCAATATTGTTGAGACATTTATTAATTCGGTAACTGGCTGGCTCTCCTCGTGTGACTAACTCAAAAGAACACAGGAGAGTGAGTAAACTCAGGAGAGTGAGTAAAACACAGGAGAGTGAGTAAATTCAGACTGAGCTGTGATTTGCGGGCTCAGAATGATTTGATAAATGCACATGCATCAAAGCCAAGTGTATGGTCAGAATGGCTGTGTTTTAAAcaatgtacgcacacacacgcacgtgaacttgagtgacatcccattcctaatccacagGGTTTAATATAGAGTCAGCCCAGCCTTTGGAGAGCCAACAGCTTCAACTcctctgggaaggctgtccacaaggttcaGGAGTGCGTTTATGggaatttttgaccattcttccagaagcgcatttgtgatgACACTGAcgtggatgagaaggcctggttcATTAGATGTGTGAGCGAAATACTTTTGGCATGTACACAATGAGCGGTTTTATAAACTAACGTGTGGTGTGTATCTGGCCAGCGTAGATCCACATCGGAGAAAGTTCTCTGCATAATAGCTTTGATGATGCAGCTACAGAATAACATCTGGCTTAATGACTGTTTGGATTCAAGAGTCTTGGCAGTGCTTTAAATGCAACCAACTATTTAAAAAAgaattacaaaaacacacaatagACTGGAACAAATAGGACACAATAGAGTCAAATAGACCAGATTGGAATAGAACAGATTAATCGGAGCAGAAGAGAACAGGCGTATATTCTTAACGTACTTGAATGATGAGTCCAGGTGCCATGGTGGTCAGATCTTCCTGCAGGGTCAACTTCAGATTCTCATCAATCTGATCTgcgacacacaaacacacacacatgtattcaCATCTGGAAAGCATTTAACATAGGAGTCAATCCAGATGAAGAATGATCCTTTTATCCGAGTTAAATCATCTACAGGCTACATCCCCCTTCCAGAGGGGTTGTTGTGTAAATACGCTGACACAGCACCCTACTCTGACGGAAACATGTCTGACTAAGATGTCTCCTGTGATCTAGATCCACAGATAGGTCAACATCTCTTATGCAACAACAAGGTTGTGTTGACCTGCTGGTGTCTCTTACCGAACAAGCCTATGTAGACCTCTTGCAGTGTATGAACACTGCAGAACTGGTTCAGCTCATGATGAACTTTGTTGAAAATGAGAGCCTTGTCGTAGTCCGCTGTGAAATTTCTAACGATCCCATAGACTGAGGAGAGAAGCATGTTCTTCATCAGTGTCACGACAAAACCCCAAACGGGCTCCCACACACCATGGACAGCTTTCTGTTTTCAGAGAAAATcacacatcagaatattttttACCAGCTGACGGTATGAGGAAATTCACCACCTCTATGCGATCAAAGTAGATCATGACACCGCCGCTGGAAAGAAGAACCAACCATGAAGCACGTGAACAAATGTCAAATCAACAAATGGTCAACACAAATGAAGACATTTGGAGAGAAGTTTTTAATGGTGGTAGGACAAGTAAGTATCTAAGTAATGAATGCCAGTTAgctgttacacacatacacacacacacaactgaagcATATAAACAAACACTGAATTCAACTGCATCTCTCACACTGCATATATCTGAACATCCATGTCTTCATATTAATTCATGTCAGTCATTTGTTCAGATATTgccatgaaaataaataaataaatcacactAAGGGGTAAATGTTCGTTCACTGGAGACCCTGATTACACGGTGCTGAAGTACAAGTTAACAGCATAAATAAATGTTACACAGTAGGGCAGGCATTTTCAAATGACCATAAAGTCTTAAATGCATACAAAATACATCTTAAAATACTGACTTAATGATTTAATCATAGTTTTCTTGCACTGCAAATATAAAAAACTACATTTAAGAGCTAAGAGAGGAGTTTAAGAGCCAAGAGATCGGTTTAAGTAAAACAAGTTTATGGTCTTAATTAATTGGTCTTTAATAATAACAGAGGAAGCTGAGAgaagatttattttattttattttaaaatggttGATTGTCTTACCTTGTACCACAAGGGACATTTTTGACTTCATCAGTCTGAAGAGTCGTCTGTGACATACAAtatacatttaacatttatCCCTCAATTTATATATGCAAACAAGATTGTTCCTACAAAtccagaagcactttgcttgcatagCTGTATAGATGTAGGACCTCTGATCAAaaagtcctgtgtgtgtgtatattatatatatatatatatatatatatatatatatagtgctgCAAAAAGGTTTTTGCCCCCTTTGCAAATGTTACACTCAAATGTTTCAGATTATAAACCAAATTTCAATATCACACAGAGAACCTGAGTAAATATATAAAgctattttaaaattatttcatttatttttcaattatttattttcctttAAGAGAAAAAGGCTGTCCCAAACAACCTGGCCCTGTGTGGGGAGAAGAAAATTATCTGAAGACATTCAAGAACAGATGAGAAACAAACTAACTGACCTCCATCAATCTGGAAAAAAACCCAAAGCCATTTGTAAGGCTCTGGGACTCCACAGAACTTttagtattttattttatagtgAATTTTATTATACacaaagggaaaaaaacatgCAACCTTCCCAGGAGTGGCCAGCCTGCCAACATTTCTCCAAGAACACATCGATGACTTATCCAAGAGATCAGAAAAGAAGCCAGAGCAACATCTAAAGCACTGCAGGCCTCATACAAGGTTCACGACTCAACAATAAGAAGGAGACTCACCAAAAATAGTTTCCATGGGAGAGTTCAAAGGTGAAAACCACTGCTGACCAAAAAAGCATACAGGACCATCTCACAtttgctcaaaaaaaaaaaaaaaaaaaaaaaaaattatgatcCCTGACTTTTGGGAAAATATTCTGTGGACTAATGAGACAAAGCTTTTTGGTAGGAGCGTCTCGTTATATCTGACAACTAAAAACAGCAAAAAAGATCATCATACCAACAGTCAAACATGATCAACACATTATGCCCCTGGATGTCCAAATTAGATTTTTACTGATGGATAACAGGTAATCAATCTTcttattgtattttgtattcaCTCAGGTTCTTTGTCTGATATTAATATTGGTTTGATATTCTGAAGtatacaaaaacacaacagaaatCTGTAAGGGGGCAAAAAcagataaaatatatataatatatataatatttgtctGCATGTATATATTCTTGTGGCTGTACTTTTCTTTCAGATTGCTATCCCATTATTTATATATCCAGTCCAGTGTGTCTGAGGAGGGAAAACCACCATTATGCAGTCAATCTGGAAAAACAATCAGTAAAACCGGTAAAAACAGGTTTTCTTTAAGGTTTCTGAGAAGTGTAACTACATCCAGCATCTCAACAATGGCTGGAATGACCTGACATGTGCATCACCAGGGTGTAACTGGATTGTTCTCTGTAGTTACAGAAACACGATGTCTCAGACAGAGGTCCTGCTTCAGCTGCACACACAGGCATTCAGTTATGCATTTTGTGTAATTGTGCCCAGTGTCTCAACAATGGCTCAGAGAGATGTAATTGTGCCCAGTGTCTCAACGATGGCTCAGAGAGATGTAATTGTGCCCAGTGTCTCAACGATGGCTCTCCTAGGTTGTGCAGGTCTCACCTGTACAGGTCTGAAGGTGGTGATAAATGGCAGCATCAGGTGGAATCCTGGACTGCTAGTAGTTGTCAGTAAGGCTCCGCCCCTGAGAAGACAGCAAACATGTGGAATGTGGATGGCAAACATCACGGCAGATGGGAAACATGTGGAAACACGTCACAGCTCTACCAACGTGGAGAAGACCCTTAAATCTTAAGGCACAGTGCATGCTGGTTTACCACACTACCACCAGCCAGCTTGCACATGCTAACAGATCTTCAATTAGCAACAGGGATGTTTGTATAGTTCACAGGCAAATTCATGACGTTTACCAACAAACTTTAAAATTGCATCCCAGAGTTCTTAGACAGGGAATGAATGGAGACTTATTACATTCCTCACAAACACAATTAAGATGGCTAATATGAAGAAAAGGACTGATGTCATTAGCATTTAGTTTTCATACATGGAAAACTCTGCCCAGTGAAATGAAATTGTTGAAGCGTGGACTAATTTTCAAGGTGGCTTACATACACTTCTGATACCAATTCTGCATTTATTCTTGAAAAGAACTCTTGAAAAGTCTAATTTTATTGCTTGGATTTTATTATCTCAGTATGACAGCTCGCATTTCTAATTGTGTCACCGTGTCTGTTATTTCTCATGCATGATTGTTATTAATCCAGACTACATTCacagcactttggtcaaccATTGTTGTCTTTAAATGTCCTCGATAAACagtaatgtgtgtatgtaatgtTGGAGAAATGTGATGAAGGCTTGGCACGTTTTCCACATATCAACAAAGTATTATAATGTATTGCAATTCATACCTTCCACCACCATGGCCGCTTTAAGATCTGGAATGAAGCATGCTCCATAAACCAGCAGGCTGAACTTGGAGCACAAGCTCAAGTACATGTATGATTTTGGGTGGGTATAGGCATGTAGGTGTATGGGGTAAGTATAGGGGGTAGGTGAGGTAGATTCGAAGGCAGATTTGGGGTAGCCGATTATAGTTACACTACACTAGACGTATTTAGCCTAGAGCCACTGCACCACCTGGTGTACTGTTACTGACACACTAAAAAAATACAACCCAGTTTGTAATACTCAAGCTTCCGTAACAGATTTTCCAGCTAAACAAATGGAAGCTCTTCAGATATACGCTTGAGGTCTTGGCGTCTGACTCACCTGTAGTAAACACCTATGTGTCCCTCCTCGATCTTGTGAAGGGAAGAGAAGAAAGCTGCTCCAACAAACGCCAGGATCAGTGAGACTACGGCACCCAAACTCATTCTGAGACCATGAAGACAGACAAAAACAGCTCaggaccaaacacacactcgccAAAAGACTTTAGGTGCAACACCATGTAGTGCACCACCGCCATCCGTCGAGACCTTCATCAAGGATCAACTCGAACATGGAACAACTCGAAAGTGGAAGACAATTTGAGCGGGAACATTACGATACACGCGCACGAAATTCTACTTTCAGTGCTCGCGAGTGGAACATTTACGAAAGTTAACCGCTCTAACGGCTATAGCCTAACGGTCATTATTTTTCGCCCTGTGTTTTTTTACCTTCTGGTTTTGGCATGAAAATGATTCCATACTCTACCaccatatactatactatactaccaCAATACTCCCACACCACTACTATACTACTACGAGGTCAGggcaagtgtgtgtgctgggaatACTTGAGCGTCTGAGACGGTAGTTCACAAATTGTACATATGAACAGGTAGGCTACAATCTATAATTTTACGTAGAAATAGACATATGACATatataataaacataataaagcTACTTATTCTAAGGAGGTCGGATAATTAAGTAACACACACATCTCGCACCCAACTGAACACAACGATGTGCCTCAGAAATAACCACCTAAGACGTTTCTGGAACTGGGTCAGAGCGCATGCGCACTAGTGCACCAAGCGGGAGTTAAAAGAGGATCGATAATTTACGTTACCTACCGGTTAAATCACACTCGGACATCGGACAGGGGCATAACAAATGTCTACTAACATTGGCAACGGGGGACATCAAGTTGTGAGTAGCAGCCACAACAAAcatgctagctaactagctaactgAATTAACTAAGTTAATTAAGGACGACAGACTGTAGCAGTTATTTTCTGTATGTTGCTGTAAATGGGGTTATGGCTGCAGGCAGCTAGAGAGCTAGATAGTTATATATTTGGTAATCTTTAATAAGCTAGCTCGCTGGTTATTTCTAACGCTGTTTCCTCGCAAACCAATTTGCCATCAAGTCTCCTTGGGCTTCAAGTCCATTTAGGAGTATCGCCTACTGTTTATTTGGTAATGTGTATGCTAGCTAGATATCTAAGTGATGAGAAGTGATGTCTAGCCAGCAGAAAACCACAGATAACCAAGACAGAACTTGACAGTTGGGCTGGCTAGCTAGGTTGGCCATGTCGACACCGAACAAGTGCATGATTAGCTCGGTAAGTGTTTCAACTGGCCTCGCTAACTAAGAAAAAACTGTTAGTTTGCACACTGGTTATCGCTAAACAAATACCTCTCTTGTTGGTCCATATAATGTTAGGTAAGCAAAACGATAAGTTGTGTTACCTGTCCAAGTTATTTCAGCAATCCCTCCACGACGGCTACAGCTTACACCGGGGTCCAGCTAGGCTGCTAATACAGGCTCCCTCGACACATGACGCACGTTTTCTCCTTCCGTCAATTTAGGTTTTGGTGTGTTTGAGTTTGGCCGCCAGGGGGCGCCAGAGGCGAAGTTATCCGTTCACCGCTCACTGTAATTAACATGCGAAGTGTTTTTACACAATCTGTCCTCTGCTTTATGAGTTGAGGGAGGCAGAGCGAGCGACAATGAAATCACTCCTACACACAGTCATCTTTGCTAAATGTTTGCATGTTAAGTAGGTAGCATTTCTGTTAATGTCCTAATAGCTATTTAGGTGTTTATAGTTACATTGctttatgttttattattgttattttatttttactggtGGTTTTGGTGATGGTCCTTTTGTTGtaattatttttgtttcttttttgtttattttgtgcaATTAAAATGTAGTCATTTTAATA
The genomic region above belongs to Brachyhypopomus gauderio isolate BG-103 chromosome 3, BGAUD_0.2, whole genome shotgun sequence and contains:
- the erlin2 gene encoding erlin-2; protein product: MSLGAVVSLILAFVGAAFFSSLHKIEEGHIGVYYRGGALLTTTSSPGFHLMLPFITTFRPVQTTLQTDEVKNVPCGTSGGVMIYFDRIEVVNFLIPSAVYGIVRNFTADYDKALIFNKVHHELNQFCSVHTLQEVYIGLFDQIDENLKLTLQEDLTTMAPGLIIQAVRVTKPNIPESIRRNYELMESERTKLLIAAQTQKVVEKEAETERKRAVIEAEKVAQVAEIKFGQKVMEKETEKKISEIEDSAFVARERARADAEFYTAQRTAEANKLKLTPEFLQLMKFKATAANSKIYFGSEIPHMFLDSGHGSISKASDFLPEDVLNVE